Proteins encoded by one window of Vitis riparia cultivar Riparia Gloire de Montpellier isolate 1030 chromosome 11, EGFV_Vit.rip_1.0, whole genome shotgun sequence:
- the LOC117925361 gene encoding probable disease resistance protein At5g43730: MEIVIFILEVGDKLWEPVSNQIGYLVHYKKNVENLNAEVETLEALRKDNRESVRAAEVNGEEIKADVRTWLERADAAIAEVERVNDDFKLNKRCLWGCFPDWISRYRLSKRAVKDKVTIGELQDQGKFERVSLQVRKPLEIESMISTGDFEAFESTQQAMNEVMRALRDDKVNIIGVYGMAGVGKTTMVEQVSVQARRDGLFDHVVKAVVSQNINLKMIQGQIADMLAVKLDDESEAGRAGHLKERIMRGRILIFLDDLWGRIELTKIGVPSGRDLQACKSKEAARQLEMSSPTKDDMIARFLGI, encoded by the coding sequence ATGGAGATCGTGATTTTCATTTTGGAGGTTGGAGACAAGCTGTGGGAGCCGGTTAGTAATCAGATAGGCTATCTGGTCCACTATAAGAAGAATGTGGAGAATCTCAATGCTGAAGTAGAAACACTAGAGGCCTTAAGGAAAGATAACCGAGAATCTGTGCGGGCAGCTGAAGTGAATGGTGAGGAAATTAAAGCTGACGTTCGTACATGGCTAGAAAGGGCTGATGCAGCTATAGCGGAGGTAGAGAGAGTGAACGATGATTTTAAATTGAACAAGAGATGCTTGTGGGGGTGTTTTCCTGATTGGATATCACGGTACAGGCTAAGCAAGAGAGCAGTGAAAGATAAGGTCACCATTGGTGAGCTTCAAGAtcaaggaaaatttgaaagggTCTCTCTCCAAGTTAGGAAGCCCTTGGAGATTGAGTCCATGATCTCCACCGGAGATTTTGAGGCCTTCGAATCAACGCAACAGGCAATGAATGAGGTCATGCGGGCGCTAAGGGACGATAAAGTTAATATCATCGGAGTCTATGGAATGGCGGGTGTGGGCAAAACAACCATGGTGGAACAAGTAAGCGTGCAGGCCCGTAGAGATGGACTGTTTGATCACGTGGTCAAGGCTGTTGTTTCGCAAAACATCAACCTGAAGATGATTCAAGGTCAAATTGCAGATATGTTGGCAGTGAAGCTAGACGATGAGAGTGAGGCCGGAAGGGCAGGCCATTTGAAGGAAAGGATAATGAGAGGGAGGATCCTCATATTCTTGGATGATCTCTGGGGGAGAATAGAGTTAACAAAAATAGGAGTTCCTAGTGGCAGGGACCTTCAAGCTTGCAAATCGAAAGAAGCTGCTCGACAACTAGAAATGTCCAGTCCTACAAAAGATGATATGATCGCAAGATTTTTAGGTATATAA